A section of the Sebastes fasciatus isolate fSebFas1 chromosome 5, fSebFas1.pri, whole genome shotgun sequence genome encodes:
- the LOC141767589 gene encoding fibronectin type III domain-containing protein 7-like, with the protein MTDPIQTVKPKDSTTLMADFSLTTGATKYIIRIQTSNGFFREDTVSSSPAEIQSLTPYTEYTLSIIAANSGGRSQPSSSLTAKTVLPPPQLSTSSPSNDSIIVSWPPVAYAVQYTVSLYKYGSNTSMKHNTSNTNLTITGLDAGSLYTIKGFAWDLEGRKGEGSLYVNQTTRPPTPYLANVSMVSVNGVAGLSVSWKLDQQVYGSIEYHVMSDQNLTCNSTSYSCTLSPVGCGEVHNIMVIALNEAGPSYPSNAVVFITIPCPPESLDLVESTEGNCTLTWDTVPHADSYSAFIKRSDGTEEICNTTSSNCTYHCMCGYMYLMSVFAFNQAGSSPDGQVLNYTTLPCCPENVSVSTVSTDTLEIMWTASRGAELYETRAADSSEVILCNDTAPVCALSDLSCDSSYSVVVTPCNDISGCNRACKAHAKNTAPCRPMNLMLNPKNSSCLGVSWTANNRHATYTVSASGDDGIHSCTTSGNSCDITDLPCGSTYDVSVRAASPIGSSLPSFSDSLETEPCCPMNLTVDQVTQAMTNVSWSHAKGAYSFITSLTSTRGHARCHTQDSHCLMGCITCGTNYTVTMEAFSHSGRSSNCTYRGFSSSACCPSGVRLYRMAGNSLRVYWRSAGSDHSYVTEMVGSSNNYTCTAVPGESSCDVANVQCGDVYNVVVAPLTPEIGKVLFCPQRLYSVTCSGSNVGTVVYRGKRSVD; encoded by the exons ATGACGGATCCCATCCAGACGGTGAAGCCGAAGGACAGCACGACCTTGATGGCGGATTTCAGCTTGACGACCGGGGCGACTAAATACATCATACGAATCCAGACCTCCAATGGCTTCTTCAGAGAAGACACGGTGTCCTCCTCCCCCGCTGAGATTCAGTCCCTCACACCGTACACTGAGTACACACTCAGCATCATCGCTGCCAACAGTGGAGGCCGGAGCCAACCGTCTTCTTCTCTGACTGCAAAGACAG TTCtgcctcctcctcagctctccacctcctctcccagCAACGACAGCATCATTGTATCCTGGCCCCCTGTTGCTTACGCTGTCCAGTACACCGTGTCGCTGTACAAGTACGGCTCAAACACCAGCATGAAGCACAACACCTCCAACACCAATCTGACCATCACTGGCCTCGATGCTGGCTCCCTCTACACTATCAAGGGTTTCGCCTGGGACCTCGAGGGCCGAAAGGGAGAGGGCAGTCTGTACGTCAACCAGACAACAA GACCTCCAACACCATATTTAGCCAATGTCTCCATGGTGAGTGTGAACGGTGTGGCCGGACTCTCTGTGTCCTGGAAACTGGATCAACAGGTTTATGGATCCATCGAGTACCATGTGATGAGTGACCAGAACCTCACCTGTAACTCCACATCCTACTCCTGCACCCTGTCGCCCGTGGGCTGTGGAGAGGTTCACAATATCATGGTCATCGCTCTGAACGAGGCCGGGCCCAGCTACCCATCCAACGCTGTGGTGTTCATCACCA TCCCCTGTCCACCAGAGTCTCTGGATCTCGTGGAGTCGACAGAAGGAAACTGCACTCTGACATGGGACACAGTGCCTCACGCTGACAGCTACAGCGCCTTCATCAAGAGAAGTGACGGCACCGAGGAGATCTGCAACACCACTAGCAGCAACTGCACCTACCACTGCATGTGTGGCTACATGTACCTGATGTCTGTGTTCGCGTTCAACCAGGCTGGCAGCAGTCCTGACGGACAGGTTCTCAACTACACCACCT TGCCCTGTTGTCCAGAGAATGTGTCCGTCTCTACGGTGAGCACCGACACTCTGGAGATCATGTGGACGGCCTCGCGGGGGGCAGAGCTGTACGAGACTCGCGCTGCAGACAGTTCAGAGGTCATCCTGTGTAACGACACGGCGCCGGTGTGCGCCCTTTCTGACCTCAGCTGCGACAGTTCCTACAGCGTGGTGGTGACGCCCTGCAATGACATCAGCGGATGCAACCGTGCATGCAAAGCTCACGCCAAAAACACAG CTCCCTGCAGGCCGATGAATCTGATGCTGAATCCGAAAAACTCCTCCTGCCTCGGCGTCAGCTGGACAGCCAACAACAGGCATGCTACGTACACTGTGAGCGCGTCAGGCGATGACGGCATACACTCCTGCACCACCAGCGGAAacagctgtgacatcactgaccTTCCCTGTGGCTCCACTTATGACGTCAGCGTCAGAGCAGCCAGCCCCATCGGCTCGAGTTTACCCAGCTTCTCTGACTCTCTGGAAACAG AACCCTGTTGCCCGATGAATCTAACAGTGGATCAGGTGACACAGGCAATGACCAATGTCTCATGGTCTCACGCCAAAGGAGCGTATTCGTTCATCACGTCTCTGACGTCAACGCGTGGTCACGCCCGCTGCCACACCCAGGACTCCCACTGCCTCATGGGATGCATCACCTGTGGGACCAACTACACCGTCACCATGGAGGCGTTCAGCCACAGCGGGCGCAGCTCCAACTGCACCTATCGGGGCTTTTCGtcca gTGCCTGCTGTCCGTCAGGCGTCAGGCTCTACAGGATGGCCGGTAACTCTCTGCGGGTGTACTGGCGCAGCGCTGGGAGCGACCACAGCTACGTCACAGAAATGGTGGGCAGCAGCAACAACTACACCTGCACTGCCGTTCCCGGGGAGAGCAGCTGTGACGTGGCCAACGTCCAGTGTGGGGACGTCTATAATGTAGTGGTGGCTCCGCTCACACCAGAGATCGGCAAAGTCCTATTCTGCCCCCAGAGGCTGTACTCAG TGACTTGTTCAGGCAGCAACGTTGGTACAG TGGTTTACAGAGGGAAGAGAAGTGTGGACTAG